The proteins below are encoded in one region of Balaenoptera acutorostrata chromosome 11, mBalAcu1.1, whole genome shotgun sequence:
- the TEF gene encoding thyrotroph embryonic factor isoform X6 → MSSCDRIGVAPAMDMPEVLKSLLEHSLPWPEKRTDKEKGKEKLEEDEAAAASTMAVSASLMPPIWDKTIPYDGESFHLEYMDLDEFLLENGIPASPTHLAQNLLLPVAELEGKESASSSTASPPSSSTAVFQPSETVSSTESSLEKERETPSPIDPNCVEVDVNFNPDPADLVLSSVPGGELFNPRKHKFAEEDLKPQPMIKKAKKVFVPDEQKDEKYWTRRKKNNVAAKRSRDARRLKENQITIRAAFLEKENTALRTEVAELRKEVGKCKTIVSKYETKYGPL, encoded by the exons ATGTCGAGCTGCGACAGGATTGGAGTGGCCCCTGCCATGGACATGCCTGAGGTCCTCAAGTCCCTGCTGGAGCACTCTTTGCCTTGGCCAGAGAAGAGGACAG ataaggaaaaggggaaggaaaagctGGAGGAAGACGAGGCTGCAGCAGCCAGCACCATGGCCGTCTCTGCCTCCCTCATGCCACCCATCTGGGACAAGACCATCCCATATGATGGCGAGTCTTTCCACCTGGAGTACATGGACCTGGATGAGTTCCTGCTGGAGAATGGCATCCctgccagccccacccacctGGCCCAGAACCTGCTGCTGCCTGTGGCTGAGCTGGAAGGGAAGGAGTCGGCCAGCTCCTCCACGGCGTCCCCGCCATCCTCCTCCACCGCTGTCTTTCAGCCCTCGGAAACCGTGTCTAGCACAG AATCCTCCctggaaaaggagagggagacaCCCAGTCCCATCGACCCCAACTGCGTGGAGGTGGATGTGAACTTCAATCCCGACCCTGCCGACCTGGTCCTCTCCAGTGTGCCGGGCGGGGAGCTGTTCAACCCTCGGAAGCACAAGTTTGCAGAGGAGGACCTGAAGCCCCAGCCCATGATCAAAAAGGCCAAGAAGGTCTTTGTCCCTGATGAACAGAAG GACGAAAAGTACTGGACGAGACGCAAGAAGAACAACGTGGCGGCCAAGCGGTCCCGGGACGCCCGGCGCCTGAAGGAGAACCAGATCACCATCAGGGCGGCCTTCCTGGAGAAGGAGAACACAGCCCTGCGGACGGAGGTGGCGGAGCTGCGCAAGGAGGTGGGCAAGTGCAAGACCATCGTGTCCAAGTACGAGACCAAGTACGGGCCCTTGTAA
- the TEF gene encoding thyrotroph embryonic factor isoform X5: protein MSDAGGGKKPLVEPQAGPGPGPGRAAGERGLPGSFPLVLKKLMENPPREARLDKEKGKEKLEEDEAAAASTMAVSASLMPPIWDKTIPYDGESFHLEYMDLDEFLLENGIPASPTHLAQNLLLPVAELEGKESASSSTASPPSSSTAVFQPSETVSSTESSLEKERETPSPIDPNCVEVDVNFNPDPADLVLSSVPGGELFNPRKHKFAEEDLKPQPMIKKAKKVFVPDEQKDEKYWTRRKKNNVAAKRSRDARRLKENQITIRAAFLEKENTALRTEVAELRKEVGKCKTIVSKYETKYGPL from the exons ATGTCCGACGCGGGCGGCGGAAAGAAGCCGCTTGTAGAGCCGCAGGCGGGGCCAGGCCCGGGGCCGGGGCGCGCAGCCGGGGAAAGGGGCCTGCCGGGCTCCTTCCCTCTGGTCCTGAAGAAGCTGATGGAGAACCCCCCGCGCGAGGCGCGCCTAG ataaggaaaaggggaaggaaaagctGGAGGAAGACGAGGCTGCAGCAGCCAGCACCATGGCCGTCTCTGCCTCCCTCATGCCACCCATCTGGGACAAGACCATCCCATATGATGGCGAGTCTTTCCACCTGGAGTACATGGACCTGGATGAGTTCCTGCTGGAGAATGGCATCCctgccagccccacccacctGGCCCAGAACCTGCTGCTGCCTGTGGCTGAGCTGGAAGGGAAGGAGTCGGCCAGCTCCTCCACGGCGTCCCCGCCATCCTCCTCCACCGCTGTCTTTCAGCCCTCGGAAACCGTGTCTAGCACAG AATCCTCCctggaaaaggagagggagacaCCCAGTCCCATCGACCCCAACTGCGTGGAGGTGGATGTGAACTTCAATCCCGACCCTGCCGACCTGGTCCTCTCCAGTGTGCCGGGCGGGGAGCTGTTCAACCCTCGGAAGCACAAGTTTGCAGAGGAGGACCTGAAGCCCCAGCCCATGATCAAAAAGGCCAAGAAGGTCTTTGTCCCTGATGAACAGAAG GACGAAAAGTACTGGACGAGACGCAAGAAGAACAACGTGGCGGCCAAGCGGTCCCGGGACGCCCGGCGCCTGAAGGAGAACCAGATCACCATCAGGGCGGCCTTCCTGGAGAAGGAGAACACAGCCCTGCGGACGGAGGTGGCGGAGCTGCGCAAGGAGGTGGGCAAGTGCAAGACCATCGTGTCCAAGTACGAGACCAAGTACGGGCCCTTGTAA